TATTGGCACTGACCGCTCAACTGGTGATTCATTAGGTCCACTTGTCGGAACACTTCTGGAAGAAAAAACGATTGCTCCTTTTCACATATACGGAACGCTTGAAGATCCAATCCATGCAGTTAATCTTGAAGACAAATTAATGGAGATCAAAGAAAAACATGTTCACCCTTTTATCATCGGAATTGATGCATGCCTTGGACGGTTAAAGAGCGTTGGTGTTATTCAAATCGGTGAAGGGCCGGTTAAACCCGGAGCAGGAGTGAATAAAGAGCTTCCGCCTGTAGGAGATATTCATATTACAGGTATTGTGAATGTCAGCGGCTTTATGGAATTTTTTGTATTACAAAATACTAGGCTTAATCTTGTATTAAAAATGGCAAAAACAATTGCAGATGGCATTTATACAGCTAGCCTGGCTTTCCATAACAAACAATCATGGAAAGAAGTAAACTTGAGCCTCGATCAAACGAATTAATGTAAAAGGGAAGGACCTAAAGAAAAAATTCCCATTGTTTATAACAATAATTTTACTGAAAACAATAAATAATTGCAACGATCAGCCCGGATACGACGATGCCGGGCAATAAATTTGCTACGCGGATTTTTGTTATACCTGTCAAATTTAATCCGATGGCAAAAATCATCACTCCGCCTGTAGAAGTCATTTCCGCTATAAAGCGATCCATAAGCGCTTGTGGCACAAACCGGTCAATTTGCGTGGCGAAAAGTGCGATTGTTCCTTCATAAATCATAACCGGGAAAGCAGAAAACAAAACGCCGATTCCGAGCGTAGTCGTTAAAATTAATGCAGTAAATCCGTCAATAATCGCCTTTGTATAAAGAACATCGTGATCACCGCGAATTCCACTGTCCAATGCGCCAATAATCGCCATTGCCCCAATTACAAATATCAACGTTGCTGTTACAAAACCTTGTGAAATGCTGCCCTTGCCTTTAGAGCCGATTTT
The window above is part of the Bacillus methanolicus genome. Proteins encoded here:
- the yyaC gene encoding spore protease YyaC, translated to MNLKTNFFEKRGEAARIFHDEQLASEKISTELLSFLPIISSRPIVFVCIGTDRSTGDSLGPLVGTLLEEKTIAPFHIYGTLEDPIHAVNLEDKLMEIKEKHVHPFIIGIDACLGRLKSVGVIQIGEGPVKPGAGVNKELPPVGDIHITGIVNVSGFMEFFVLQNTRLNLVLKMAKTIADGIYTASLAFHNKQSWKEVNLSLDQTN
- a CDS encoding DUF554 domain-containing protein — protein: MFLLGTLVNGLFIIVGTFIGKLLHRIPEHMKATVMHGIGLAVMVLGLQMGFKSNNFLVVIISLVLGAVIGEILALEDKLNQLGYWLERKIGSKGKGSISQGFVTATLIFVIGAMAIIGALDSGIRGDHDVLYTKAIIDGFTALILTTTLGIGVLFSAFPVMIYEGTIALFATQIDRFVPQALMDRFIAEMTSTGGVMIFAIGLNLTGITKIRVANLLPGIVVSGLIVAIIYCFQ